A window of Pullulanibacillus sp. KACC 23026 genomic DNA:
AAAAAAGGTATTAACCATCACATTGTCGTTAATGGCTTTTGCTACTTTATGTATGGGTTTAATACCGAGTTACGCATCAATTGGAAATCTGGCGCCTATCCTGCTACTTGTAGCCAGGTTGATTCAAGGATTTTCTACAGGCGGGGAATATTCGGGTGCCATGACGTTCATCGTCGAATCTTCACCCGATAAAAAGAGAGGTTTTCTATCAAGTGGCTTAGAAGTCGGAACATTAGTTGGCTATATTTTTGGCTCGGGGATTGTTACGATTCTAAGTTATATACTTGGCCAGGATCAAATGCTGAATTGGGGATGGCGTATTCCCTTTTTTATTGCGGCTCCGATCGGACTCATTGGTCTCTATTTGAGAAATCACTTAGAGGAGTCCCCTGTTTTTGAGGCCATGAATGAAAAGAAATCAGAAGAACCTGAACAAGGCTTAATAAAAAAAGTGCTGGCTTATCATTGGCCTCAGCTTCTAAAAGGGGCTGTTTTAGTCTTATTTTTTAATGTGGTCGATTATATGTTGCTATCGTATATGCCATCTTATATGAATGTTGTCTTGGGTTATGGACAAACCAAGGGACTTTTATTAATTCTGATTGTCATGTTTATCATGATTCCAATTGTTTTAACGATGGGCTATTTCAGTGATCGGATTGGAAATAAACGAATTATTCTAGGCGGATTGATTGGGTTAATCCTTCTCTCGATCCCTTCATTAAAAATGATCGAGAGCGGCTCAAATTTGATGGTCTTTTTGGGCCTGATGATATTAGCTATTCTTTTGGCTACCTTTGAAGCAACAATGCCGTCTCAGC
This region includes:
- a CDS encoding MFS transporter; translated protein: MGDDVKKRIGQRKRNDKKLKKDDITIVDADAAKKAVVATALGNAMEWFDFGIYSYLAVTIGKVFFSGAPAQLQIVFSFATFAVAFLVRPIGGMFFGMLGDKYGRKKVLTITLSLMAFATLCMGLIPSYASIGNLAPILLLVARLIQGFSTGGEYSGAMTFIVESSPDKKRGFLSSGLEVGTLVGYIFGSGIVTILSYILGQDQMLNWGWRIPFFIAAPIGLIGLYLRNHLEESPVFEAMNEKKSEEPEQGLIKKVLAYHWPQLLKGAVLVLFFNVVDYMLLSYMPSYMNVVLGYGQTKGLLLILIVMFIMIPIVLTMGYFSDRIGNKRIILGGLIGLILLSIPSLKMIESGSNLMVFLGLMILAILLATFEATMPSQLPSLFFTQVRYVALAITFNISVSLFGGTTPLFTAWLIKVTGNKMIPAYYMMAACLIGFVTMLFVKETTGKSLRGSAPAVEEKHEAMDILETLEDPDKDLWWKEEGKSIVEKMSDSEKDN